Genomic window (Oikeobacillus pervagus):
AAGGGAGACTACAGGATGAATGGTACTTTAAAAGAGATTAACAATATCCAGTGGCTATTTTCAGATGAATATGATGATTCGGTGTTAAAAGGTGTAACAACGAATAGAATTTTCAATCATATAAAAAGAATTGATAAACTACCAATTGTTTCGGGAGAAATTTACTTTTCAGATGATGTATGGGATTTCAATTCAGTCACACTTAAACGTGTTCCAAAGAGAAAATCTACATATGATTTTACAAAGGTAGATGATGCTTTTAAAGAACAAGTAAAGTTCTTTGCTCTGACTAAAGTGTGGGAAGATAAGGATAAGATTCAAACTATCTACAAAACTCTTGGGAATATAAAAGATTTTGTAAAGTATCTCTCAACAAATGATATTTATTCTCTTGAATATGTAAGCCTTCAATCGGTTAAAAAATACTTTGATTCTAAAAGTCACCTCGCACCTAATACTATTCGGAGTTATAAAAATTGCATTAATGATTTTTTTCAATTCTATTCAAATAACTACCATAAAATTGATTGGATTGAAATAAACAAATATCTTAGTCTTACCAAAAGAGACAGTCAAGAACTTAAAGCACAAAGGGAATCTAACAAATGGGATACCATTCCAGATGACTATTTTAACAATTTAATATCTTGTCTCAGTAATATCATGGATAACGAAAATGCCCCAATTGACGATAGAGGGATTTCTGCAATGGTCATCATATTATCTCAAACTGGACTAAGAAATGGAGAGATTTGTGATATTCCATTAAATAGTTTAGAAAGCGTAAAAATCCTAAATGGAACGAAAACAGCCTATTACATGCGATATAAAACAACAAAAGGTGTAAAAGGAAACGGTAATTTTAAGGAAGTAAATACAATCATGACAGATTTAGCTTGTCGGGCTTATTACACTTTAGAAAAAATTTATGAGGACAGAAGAAAAGAAATAAAAAGTGGTCTGCTATTTGTACCTCTAAAGGCAAGAACACTTCCTGTAACTGAAAATGCTTTATCCAGAATGTTAGTAAATATCTCCTTAAAATATGGTGCGGAAATCGGTTGTATTAACGTAAAAGATAAGTACCCAAAACTAAGTCATCAAAATATTGGAGTTTTGATGAAGCGTAATGCAGTAAGTAAAGAATATCTTAAAAACTACAAACCGACAGATACAATAAGCACCCCTCGCCCACATCAATTCAGGGTGAAATTGTGTAATGAGTTTATTAATCAGGGTGTTTCAATATTTTACGTTCAAAGACACATGAATCATTTAACAAAGGAAATCACCTATGGTTATTATAGACAGGAACAGGACTTAGCCAAAGAGAAGGAATTAGCTGAATCTGTAATGAAAATGCTTGTTACAGGCGAATCACAGGTTATGGGCGAAGGTAGAGATACTTTAATGCTACGTATAAATGAATATATTGAAAAGTCTAATTTAAATGTAGCTACAGATTTAGATGAAATCATTAGTGGATTAACAAAGAAGATGCCCATTAGAGCGAAGAATGGGGGTATCTGTATAAAGAGTGGTCCTATTAGAGAGTGTAGTAAAAGCGATGGAACGGATAACTTGTATTGTGCATACGGTATGTGTACTAATCTATTTCACTCTTTTTTTATGATAGATATAAATTATGAAAAATATACTACTTTATTAAAAACCATTAAATACAATCAAGACAAAGGATTCAAAAAGGCAGTTGAGAAAGAAACCAATAAGTTGAAATATATTGTAGAGAAGTTTCTTATTCCAGAACTTGAAGAGTTGGCTAAAGAGACCAAATTAAAAGGTGAATTGCCCATCAAAGAAAAGTTCCCACAAGTATCCTTTTTTATTGATAACTATGAAACTATCTATAAGGAGGTTAAGGCATGGTTGAATTAGTTGATACTATCACTCTTACCTTAGAAAAAATGAATGTCGATACTGAATTAGTTGAACCGAAAAGTTGGGAACAACTAAAAAAAATAGAAAGTGTGTTAAGTGAAGCATTCAAAGTACAAGAAGAATTAAAAAATGCTATCAAGGACACCAGACCTTCCGTTAATAAAACAGCGACAAAGTCAAATATCGCTCGACAAACTTTTTATAATAATAACCTTTTAAAACAATATACTGAATTCAGAATAAGTGAATACAATAACTCTGACCCTATTAAAAAAAATGAAAAACTTTTGGAGAGAATCGCAGAACTCGAAAATAAAATAAAACTTATGTCAGAGAGAGATGTCAGCCTGGAACTCATGCGAAGAAAAATCACGTTGTTAGAAAATAATTTAAAAAGTATTAAGAAGGAAAACAAAGAACTTCACGAGAAATACAACAACTTAAAATACAAGAATAAAAATGGCAATAATGACCTAAGTCCAAATAACTCCAAGGTTACAATATTTCCTAATTTAAAATAGTATCAAAAGCCATTTAAAGCTATTTAGAAGAAGAATAACATATG
Coding sequences:
- a CDS encoding tyrosine-type recombinase/integrase; protein product: MNGTLKEINNIQWLFSDEYDDSVLKGVTTNRIFNHIKRIDKLPIVSGEIYFSDDVWDFNSVTLKRVPKRKSTYDFTKVDDAFKEQVKFFALTKVWEDKDKIQTIYKTLGNIKDFVKYLSTNDIYSLEYVSLQSVKKYFDSKSHLAPNTIRSYKNCINDFFQFYSNNYHKIDWIEINKYLSLTKRDSQELKAQRESNKWDTIPDDYFNNLISCLSNIMDNENAPIDDRGISAMVIILSQTGLRNGEICDIPLNSLESVKILNGTKTAYYMRYKTTKGVKGNGNFKEVNTIMTDLACRAYYTLEKIYEDRRKEIKSGLLFVPLKARTLPVTENALSRMLVNISLKYGAEIGCINVKDKYPKLSHQNIGVLMKRNAVSKEYLKNYKPTDTISTPRPHQFRVKLCNEFINQGVSIFYVQRHMNHLTKEITYGYYRQEQDLAKEKELAESVMKMLVTGESQVMGEGRDTLMLRINEYIEKSNLNVATDLDEIISGLTKKMPIRAKNGGICIKSGPIRECSKSDGTDNLYCAYGMCTNLFHSFFMIDINYEKYTTLLKTIKYNQDKGFKKAVEKETNKLKYIVEKFLIPELEELAKETKLKGELPIKEKFPQVSFFIDNYETIYKEVKAWLN